One segment of Rubripirellula amarantea DNA contains the following:
- a CDS encoding GntR family transcriptional regulator, whose product MDKNLRQSPVYQRLNERLRASLHSEYQGGDKFMSERQISEQYSVSRATANKALASLVSEGVLEFRRGVGTFVRCDLNHYNLRSLVSFTEKANAANRKPSTQILSFESVVGNQVDELVTQALNATDHSQLWEMKRLRLADHVPVILEHRYVIAEHCPGMTKTQVKGSLYQAFTKTFGLSIAGADDIIRSVSLTTNEARILETTSRAPALEVISVGFIRKGTPLWWERTLYRGDQYEFHSRLGPIQTATPARGQLR is encoded by the coding sequence ATGGACAAAAATCTGCGACAAAGCCCTGTCTACCAACGGCTCAATGAGCGGCTTCGCGCTTCGTTGCACTCTGAATACCAGGGTGGCGACAAGTTCATGTCTGAGCGACAGATAAGTGAACAGTATTCAGTTAGCCGTGCGACTGCGAACAAGGCTTTGGCAAGTCTTGTTTCAGAAGGAGTCTTAGAGTTCCGACGTGGAGTGGGTACATTCGTTCGATGCGATCTGAACCACTACAACCTGCGCTCTTTGGTCAGCTTCACCGAGAAGGCCAACGCAGCGAACAGGAAACCCAGCACTCAAATTCTCTCGTTTGAGTCGGTAGTGGGAAACCAAGTCGATGAGCTTGTGACACAGGCGTTGAACGCGACGGACCATTCGCAACTATGGGAAATGAAACGCCTGAGACTGGCTGATCACGTTCCCGTCATCTTGGAACATCGTTATGTGATCGCCGAACATTGTCCGGGCATGACCAAGACTCAAGTCAAAGGATCGCTCTACCAAGCGTTCACGAAAACGTTCGGACTTAGCATCGCAGGCGCCGACGATATCATTCGTTCGGTTTCACTCACAACGAACGAAGCTCGAATACTAGAAACGACGTCGAGAGCCCCCGCTTTGGAAGTTATCTCCGTTGGCTTCATCCGCAAAGGCACTCCCCTATGGTGGGAACGGACACTGTATCGAGGGGACCAATATGAATTCCACAGTCGGCTAGGACCGATTCAAACGGCAACACCCGCCCGCGGCCAACTGCGGTAA
- a CDS encoding Gfo/Idh/MocA family protein has product MKLNAAVVGTGFIGPVHVEALKRIGVNVKGIVGSSPEKSIAASEDLNLPGRYESIEDVLRDDNVDVVHLATPNKFHFDQTKLALAAGKHVLCEKPLAMNSQQSAELVRIANESGLVTGVAYNIRFYPLCHEAAARISQSNFGETLHVTGSYVQDWLLKQSDFNWRVVAGEGGDLRAVADIGTHWLDLVQFITGQSVVSVCADLQTVHSTRYRAIGATLTFSGSENATETETEAIDINTEDAGCILLKFANGARGSLHVSQTTAGRKNCLRFEIAGSHQALSWNSEQPNSLWVGYRDRPAEMLIRDPATMSPSAAAIASYPGGHAEGFPDTFKQLFQTFYNYIADGDFAAPRQFPTFDDGHREVMLCEAILKSHREQAWVDVAHTA; this is encoded by the coding sequence ATGAAATTGAACGCTGCCGTCGTGGGTACCGGATTCATCGGTCCTGTTCACGTTGAAGCACTTAAGCGAATCGGTGTGAACGTGAAAGGCATTGTGGGATCGTCGCCCGAAAAGTCGATTGCTGCATCTGAAGACTTGAACTTGCCCGGACGCTATGAGTCGATTGAAGATGTCTTACGCGACGATAACGTTGATGTGGTGCACTTGGCGACGCCCAACAAGTTTCATTTTGATCAAACCAAGTTGGCACTTGCCGCCGGCAAACACGTCCTGTGTGAAAAACCGTTGGCGATGAATTCGCAACAATCCGCCGAGCTTGTACGAATCGCCAACGAAAGCGGACTTGTGACGGGCGTGGCTTATAACATTCGCTTTTATCCGCTTTGCCACGAGGCGGCCGCTCGCATATCACAGTCTAACTTTGGCGAAACGTTGCACGTGACGGGATCCTATGTGCAGGATTGGCTATTGAAACAAAGTGATTTCAATTGGCGGGTCGTCGCCGGCGAAGGTGGTGATCTTCGTGCCGTCGCCGACATCGGTACTCATTGGCTTGATTTGGTTCAGTTCATTACTGGCCAATCGGTCGTGTCGGTTTGCGCCGACTTGCAAACCGTCCATTCCACTCGCTATCGCGCGATCGGCGCAACGCTCACGTTTTCGGGATCCGAAAACGCCACCGAGACCGAGACCGAAGCGATTGACATCAACACCGAGGATGCAGGTTGCATCCTGCTGAAGTTCGCCAACGGCGCCCGCGGATCGTTGCACGTATCGCAAACAACAGCGGGTCGCAAGAACTGTCTCCGTTTTGAGATTGCTGGAAGCCACCAAGCACTTTCATGGAACAGTGAGCAACCCAATTCGCTTTGGGTCGGGTACCGCGACCGCCCCGCAGAAATGCTAATTCGAGACCCCGCCACGATGTCTCCTTCTGCTGCTGCGATCGCCTCTTACCCGGGCGGTCATGCGGAAGGCTTCCCGGATACGTTCAAGCAGCTTTTCCAAACTTTCTATAACTACATCGCAGACGGCGACTTTGCCGCGCCACGTCAATTCCCCACATTTGACGATGGCCACCGCGAGGTAATGCTTTGCGAAGCAATTCTAAAAAGCCACCGAGAACAAGCGTGGGTTGATGTAGCCCATACGGCTTAA
- the deoC gene encoding deoxyribose-phosphate aldolase, whose amino-acid sequence MAEYTYHDVSKMIDHSLLNPTLTTKDLDVGIELAIAYECASVCIMPYYLKQCAKMLNGTGVASSTTIGFPHGGHTTAIKLAEAKQAIADGCEELDLVTNISKVLSGDWDYVTQDIAPVIEVAHDAGQKVKVIFENCYLNDEQKIRLCEICTELGADWVKTSTGYGTGGATQEDLKLMRKHSGENVQVKAAGGVRDLETLLAVKAIGVTRCGASRTAEMLDEARQQLGMPEIKIATSNTAGY is encoded by the coding sequence ATGGCTGAATACACCTATCATGACGTTTCGAAGATGATCGATCACTCGCTTCTTAACCCAACGCTTACGACCAAAGATCTAGATGTTGGTATCGAACTGGCTATTGCCTATGAGTGCGCCAGTGTCTGCATCATGCCGTACTACCTAAAACAGTGTGCCAAAATGCTAAACGGCACCGGAGTCGCCTCCTCGACTACGATCGGATTCCCCCACGGTGGACACACTACAGCCATCAAACTTGCCGAAGCCAAACAAGCGATCGCGGATGGTTGCGAGGAATTGGACCTGGTTACCAATATCTCCAAAGTGCTTAGCGGCGATTGGGATTATGTAACGCAAGACATCGCCCCTGTCATTGAGGTCGCGCATGATGCGGGCCAAAAAGTAAAGGTGATTTTTGAGAACTGCTACCTGAATGACGAGCAGAAGATCCGTCTTTGCGAGATCTGTACTGAACTGGGTGCCGACTGGGTCAAGACTTCGACTGGTTATGGAACGGGTGGAGCGACTCAGGAAGACTTAAAACTGATGCGTAAGCACTCTGGCGAAAACGTCCAAGTGAAGGCTGCCGGTGGAGTCCGCGACCTTGAAACACTACTAGCCGTTAAGGCAATTGGTGTGACGCGATGCGGTGCAAGCCGAACCGCTGAAATGCTCGATGAAGCTCGTCAGCAACTAGGAATGCCCGAGATCAAGATCGCAACGTCCAATACAGCAGGCTACTAA